In Mycoplasma sp. OR1901, the genomic window GCGGTAGGCTCATCAAATATCATAAAATCAGGATTAATCGCTAAGATACCAGCGATAGCAACACGTCTTTTTTGTCCACCTGAAAGTTCAAAAGGACTTCTTTTAAGATATTCTTTTGGCAATCCCACCATTTCTAGACATTCGGCAGCTCTTTTGTAAGCTTCTTCTTTTGGTGCTCCAAAAGCAATTGGACCATAGGCGATATCTTCTTCGATTGTGTTTTTAAAAAGTTGATATTCAGCAAATTGGAATACAATACCAACTTTCTTTCTTAAATTATTAATATTTTTTATTTTGTTTTCGCGTTTTAATTTATGTAATATTTTTTGAAATTTATTTTCATTTCTATCATTTTTCGGAAATTTAACTACAGTAGTCTGATTTTTAATTTCTTTTGTTTTTTTATTAATTATATCTTCTTCAAAAATTCATTGAATTTCACCTTCAGTTGGCTCTAAAAGTAAATTTAAGTGTTCTATTAAAGTAGTTTTACCAGAACCTGTTGAACCTATAATTCCAACGTATTCACCTTGTTGAATACTTGCATTAATTCCGTTTAAAGCCTGGAATTCTCAAGGAGTTTTTTTGCTAAAAGTATGACTTATTTTTTTGATTTCAATTTTCATATTTCTTCAATTAACTCCTCTTCATTGTATGTTGGTTCAATTCCTTTTATTTGCTCGCTAACTTGATAAATAAAAGGCGATTCAATTTTTGCTATATCCATTATTTTAGGATCATTTAAAATAGATTGTGGGTCACCATTTGCAATTAACTTTCCATCAGCAAAAACTAAACAACGATCAGCTAAAATAGCTTCGTCCATATTATGTGTTATCGAAATAAGTGTTTTATCTTTTTTATCTCTAATTTCTTTTATTATTTCTAAAACTTGGTCTTTACCTTTAGGATCTAACATAGATGTAACTTCATCAAAAATTATAACGTCAGGATTTAATGCTAAAATTGACGCAATAGCAACTCTTTGTTTTTGACCACCAGATAAGTTTTCCGGCTCACGTTCAAGGTGTTCGAGCATTCCGACTTTTTTTGCGTAATGAACGATAATATCTTTCATTTCTTTGCTTGCTACTTTCCTATTCTCTAAACCAAATGCAATGTCATCTTCTACTGATGAGCCAACAAATTGGTTATCAGGATTTTGGAAAATAATCCCGATTTTTTTTCTAATTTCCATTAGATTTTTTCTGTGGTATTCAATCCCGTCAATATGAATTGATCCCTCTTGTGGTTTCAATAAAGCAACTAAAACTTTTGATAAGGTACTTTTACCACTACCATTATGTCCTAAAACAGCTATATATTCACCTTTTTTAATACTAAATGAAACATTATTTAATGCTGGTTTTAAAATTCCTGGTTTATAACTAAAAACTATATTTTTTACATCTATCATAATATATATTTTATTAAAAAACTATATTTTTTGTAATTTTATTTAGTTTATTTTAATAATCAAATCTTAATAAAATCAAAATAAAAGACACCCAATAATTTTTGAAGGATGTCTAAAAATTGATTAATTATTGAATATAAAATTAATTATAAATTAGATGTTTTAATTAATTTTAATATTGGTTTATATTTTACTCTATGTATTTTAGGATTAACCCCATGAATCAGAAGTGCTTCAGAGTGCTTTTTAGTCCCGTATCCTTTATTGTTTTTGAAATCATATTGTGAAAATTCTTTGTCTAATTCAACCATATAATTATCCCTAAAAACTTTTGCTAAAATTGAAGCGGCCGCAATATTAAATGAAATTGAGTCACCTTTGATTAAGTTTTCTTGTGGTAAATCAATATTAATTTTTTCAAAATCGGTTAGAACAATATCCGGTTTATTTTTCATATTTTTAATTCCTAATTCCATTGCCATTTGAGATTCCTTTTTAGGGTTACTATTATTGATTTGTTCTACAGATCTTACTATTATTTGGTATTCAACTGCATTTTCAATAATTTCTTTATATAGTTCATCTCTTTTTTTAGGAGTTAATTTCTTGGAATCATTAATGTTGTTGTTTGTATAATCCGGCTTCATAATTACACAGGCAGCAACAAGCGGACCTGCTCAAGAACCTCTACCAGCTTCGTCGCAACCTGCTATTAATGCACCTTTATCAAACTTTTTTTCGTAATCTAACATAATAGTATTTTACACTATATATTTTGACTTTTATCATATACATTAATATAAATTAGAACTTTTTATTCTAAATATTTTAAATGCGTAAACTTTGTTTAAAAATATTTTTTTGTTGTAATCATTGTTATTACAACATATTGTGTTATAATAATTTTGTTGTTGTAATAACAATGATTACAACAAATACAAAAATTAGGAGATAAAATGACAAATAAAGAAAAAGCATTAGCATTAATAAATACATTCACAACAGGAGATACTAAATTAGCAAAAGAAATTTTAGCTACAGATTATATTCAACATAATTTAGCTTATGGTACAGGTTTGGAAGCATTCTTAGGAGCAATTTCATACCTTGCAAGTGCACCGGTTAAAACAACAGTAAACAACATTCGTGCCTTTGAAGATGGTGATAAAGTATTTTTACAAACAGTTTATAATTTCGCAGGCCAAGGGGAACAAGTTGCATTTGATATTTTTAGATTTGATTCTGAAGGTAAAGTTGCAGAACATTGAGATAATTTAATTTCATTATCAGGCCCAAATCCATCAGGTCACACACAAATAGATGGTACTTTAGAAGTTAAGAACACAGATAAAGAAGAAACAAGAAGAGTAGTTACAGGGTTTGTAACAGACATATTACATGGTAAAAATTTAGATAAATTTAGCTCATACTTTGATGGTGATAATTATATTCAACATAATCCAAGCATTGCAGACGGTGTCTCTGGACTAGGCGCAGCCTTAGAAGCAATGGCTAAACAAGGAATTCAAATGGTTTATAGTAAGACATATTTCGTGCTTGCAGAAGGCGATTTTGCTTTAGCTGTTAGTGAAGGAACATTTGCGGATGCACCTACATCTTATTATGACTTGTTCCGTGTTGAAAATGGAAAAATCGCTGAACACTGAGATGTTATGGAAACTATAGCAGAAAAAAATACATGACAAAATCAAAACGGAAAGTTTTAATGTAATTATTAAATTTACAACATTAAGAATGTATAATAATATTAGGAGGAACGCTATGCAAATATCAAGTAGATTTACAGTAGCCCTACATATTTTCGCATGTATAGATACTTATCAAGATGATTATAAAATTACAAGCGATTTTCTAGCAGGGAGCATTAATACAAATCCTGTTATTATTAGAAAAATTCTTAGCCAACTTAAAAATGCCAAATTAATTACTGTTGCAAGAGGAACTGGTGGAATTGAAGTAACCAGGCCGTTCAATCAAATAACCTTTTATGATGTTTATCAAGCGATTGAACCTCTAAAAAATGGTGATCTATTTAATTTTCATGAAAACCCTAACCCGCAATGTATTGTTGGCGGTAACATTCACACAGTATTGGATAATAAATTAAAATCAATCCAAGAAGCAATGGAAAAACAAATGAAAAGTTTTACTATTGATAAAATGGGTGTTGAAATTAAAAATATTTTGCTAAAACAGCAAAATAAAAATAAATAATAAGCATTTTAAACTTAAACCAATATTAGTTGATAATGGTTTAAGTTTTTTAATACACTATATTATTAATAAAACGGACTTATCTACTTTAATGATATAATAACTTATATAAAGAAAAGAGGTAAAGATGGCATCTAAAGTTACCGCACATTGTGCAAAATGTAATATTAATTACACATATTTATTCGGAGAAAGTGATCAACTAATATTATTTAATATATTTTTAGATGAATATAAAAAATCACAAATTGAATTATTTGATAAAGAAAAATTTATCAATTATTTTAAACCTATTTTCCTTGAAAACATTCAAGAGTTTAAAGAATTTAGTGAAGAAAAACAATTAGAACTTCTAAATGATAATTATGCAAAAATTCTAAACTTTTTCTTCCCTGAAGAAATAGAATTAATTAAGAAAAATATTGTGATGAATCATAATATTGAAGTATTTCCAATAATTAATACTAATTTAACAGAAACTGAAAGATCAATTATTTCAGTTCCAATTATGAAAATTAAATTTTTAACAGGTGAGGAATATGTACGTCAATATAGCAATAATGTCGCTTATGTGCAATTTACTCCCGATCAACAATTTTTAACTTGTCCAGTTCATTTAGATTTAACTGCACAATTTATTAGTGAAGAAAAAGTTTAACACTATATTAAAAGTGTTAAACTTTTTTATATTTCTAGATCACCTTTATAACTTAAAATAAATTCTTGTTTGTTAGATGAATTTATTTTAACTAAATATTCTTGCAATGTTTTGATATCAGAAAAATAAACATTATAAAATTCTAAATATTTATCGCCAAATATAGTAGCAAGCTCTTTTTGACTTACAAATGTTGTGTATACATCAACCATAGTTTGAATTAATTCGATAAATTGATCTTTTGAGTATATTCTAGATTGATCTTCTGTTCAAGATGCGACCACATTTTGATATAAGTATCATGCACCTATACTTAAACTGTTAAAATTAAATTTTGCTTCTTTTGAAGTTGTGTTGTTGTGGTATTCAGAAAATAATGTTACATTTAATATAAAGAAATGTTCTAATTGCTTTTTGCTAAAAAGCGGTTCATTTAATGTTTTATATAATAATTCTATGTTTTGGTTAGTTAAACCTTTTCTAAGTTCTAATAATTCCATAATATAATTAAAACATTTTTAATTGAATTTATTAATAAAATCAGTTGCTTATTGTGACTTCAATAAAAATTATTTAATATTTTTAAAAAATATTTTTTGTTTATCTAAAAAGCGTGTATAATAAATTTACCTAAAAACGAATTAGGAAACGAAATAAAAAATATATTATAATTTTTGTTGAATTAAAAAATATATGCTATAATATATTACGCAAACGCAAATGCCGATTTAGCTCAGCGGTAGAGCAGCTGGCTGTTAACCAGTTGGTCGCAGGTTCGATCCCCGCAATCGGCGCCATTTTATAAGGTCTGTTGGTGAAGCGGTTAACACACATGGTTTTCATCCATGCATACACGGGTTCGATCCCCGTACAGACTGCCATTTTTGGAAGATTAGCTCAGCTGGGAGAGCGTCGCCCTTACAAGGCGAATGTCATGGGTTCGAGTCCCTTATCTTCCACCATTATTGCGCCGTCTTAGCTCAGTTGGTAGAGCAACTGACTTGTAATCAGTAGGTCGTAGGTTCGAGTCCTATAGACGGCACCATAGTGTGCTTTTTTTATTTATTATTTACACCTGCGCGGATGGTGAAATTGGCAGACACGCTAGATTTAGGCTCTAGTGCTTTACGGCATGAGGGTTCAAGTCCCTCTTCGCGCACCATTTGAACATTAATACTTAAAAAAAGTATTATTTTTTTAAACATTTTTAATTAAATTTAATAACAAACAAAAACTAAGAGTGAGAAACTTAGTTTTTTTATGAAATAAAAGCAAGAACAACACGTATTCTTACTTTTTATGTTAAAATATATCTATATATGTGCCGTCATAGCTCAGCAGGTAGAGCACTTCCATGGTAAGGAAGGGGTCGCTGGTTCGAGTCCAGTTGTCGGCACCATTTTTTTATATCAATTTTTGAAATAAAAATTAACTTATTTTACTATGTCATAGTTAAAAAAGTAAAAAGCAGGAAATTTAAAGTTCCTGCTTTTTATTCTTCTCTTTTTCATAATTAGAAACTGAAATAACTTTTTCGTTTTCCAAATCATAAATTTGATATCCGTCAAATTCTTTTACTTTATTTATTGCTTCGTCTACGTTTGATACAACTGCAATATTATCTAAAATAAGTTCTTCTTCATCTGTGTTGTATCTAAAACCTCAATTTATGTCATATTTTTGTTTAGCTTCGTTTATGAAATTTATTAATTTATTTCTTTGATCTCCAGAGAGATCATCTAATTTATCGATTCAATTCAAATTAATTTTTAATGTTCCTAAATTTTCGTTTTTAAAAGCTACAATATAACCTTTTTTGTCAGTAAAAACATTTCATCCAACTAAAGGAGTATTATCTTTTTGATTAGAAAGTCTTATATCATATAATTCTTTTTTAGCTTTAATATCCCATGTATTTGCATTAAAAAAACTAGCCATATCAATAAATAAATTATTAAGATGATATCTAAGTGATTTTCCTCTTAAAAATTTTACAAACCCTTGTGTGTGCTCTCTTTGTTCTTCTATTATTTTTTTCTTTACTTCTTCTTTTTCCAATTTTTCTCCTTAAATATTTACATTTTTTATTAATCAACATTAAAAATTATATTACTTTTAACTTTTGATTATGATTAATATTTTTTAAATATACTAAAAATGAATATTATGGAAAAATAAAAAATTAACATTTTTTCAATGTTAATTTAATATGTTATTTAATGAAAGGTGCAACTTGTTCTTTTAAAATTTCGTATGGTACGTAACCTGAGAAATCTTTAACTTCTTTGTCACCTTTAAATACTTTAGTGTAAGGAATTCCTTGAACACCATTTTCAAGAGCAAATTCTCTGTTGTGATCAATATTAACTCTTAAAACTTCAACATTATCGTTAGAATCTAATTGTTCTAAAGAACCTTTGTACATTCTACATGGACCACATCAATCAGCGTAAAAAACAACTAATTTTGTTTTTTCACTTTTTAATGCTTCAGAAATAATTTCTTTGTTAGCTTCTTTTAGCATATTGCCTCCTTAATTTTTAATAATCATAATTATAGCATTTAAATAAATTTAGTCAAAAAGTTTATTTTTTTTATAAAAATAGGCTAAAAACGCTTTTTTATACTTTTTAATGACTTAAAAAAAGATATAAAAAAAGCAGCTCCCTATTTTCACCATTTGGCTATCGTCGGCGTAAAGAGGCTTAACTACTGAGTTCGGAATGGATTCAGGTGGGCCCTCTTGCTCTTGCTACTAAGAATAGTATACACCATATTTTTAAAAACCAAAAATATTTTTTTATTTTTTTTAAAATATTTTTGATTTGTAAAGATGCAAAAATAAAATTGCTATATAATTTATATTATTAGATCAAGAAAAAAGGAGTAAAACATGATTGAAGTTCAAAATATTAGTAAAATTTTTAGTGATAAAAAATTATTTGAAAATGTAAATTTAAAATTTACAGAAGGAAATACATACGGAATAATAGGGGCTAATGGTGCTGGTAAATCAACATTTTTAAAAATTTTATCAGGCCAAATTGAAGCTACAAGTGGTCAAATTGTAATTGAAAAAAACAAACGTATTTCAGTTCTTTCACAGGATCATAATGCTTATGACCAAATGAATGTAACTGAAGTTGTAATTATGGGTAATACTGACTTATATAATGTATTACAAGAAAAAAATGCAATTTATGCAAATCCTGATGCAACAATGGAAGATTATACAAGAGCAGGAGAATTGGAAGATAAATATGGTGAATTGGGTGGATGAACAGCTGAAAATGACGCTCAAGAATTATTAAGTAATTTATCTATTCCAAAAGAAAAATGAAACGTAAACATGAGTGAGTTAACAGCTAACCAAAAAATTAAGGTTTTATTAGCTAAAGCCTTATTCGGAAATCCAGATATTTTAATAATGGATGAGCCGACTAACCACCTTGACTTACGTTCAATTAAATGATTAGAAAACTTCTTGATCGATTATCCTAACGTTGTTATTGTTGTTAGTCACGACAGCGATTTCTTAGATTCAATTTGTACACATATAGTTGATATTGACTATAGTGAAGCTAAAATTTATACAGGTAACTACAGTTTCTGAAAACAATCTTCAGAATTAGCACGTGAAATGATGAAACAAAGTAACCTTAAAAAAGAAGCTCAAATGGAAAAACTTAAAGATTTCATTGCTCGTTTTAGCGCTAATGCATCTAAATCAAAACAAGCAACATCTAGAAAGAAAGCTTTAGAAAAAATTTCATTAGATGAAATTAAGCCTTCAAATCGTAAATATCCATATATACGTTGAGACATGAATCGTGAACATGGAAAACAAATTTTAAATGTTGAAAACTTAACATACAAAAACGATTTAGGACAAACATTATTTGAAAATGTTTCATTTACATTGAGGCCAGGTGAAAAAATGGTTATTGTTGGTGACGATGATATCGCAAAAACAAGATTATTAGAAATAATTTTTGGTGAACGTGAAGCAACTTCAGGAACAGTTGAATGAGGTCAAACAATTACACCAAGTTATTTCCCAAATGATAACGCAAAATACTTCAATACTGATGAAAACATTTTAGAATGAATTTCGAAATGACCACTTCTAAATAAAATTAAAGAAAACCAGGAAAATGATGACGCTAGAATGCGTGGATTCTTAGGTAGAATGTTATTTAGTGCTGACTCAGTATTCAAAAAAGTTAATGTAACTAGCGGGGGTGAAAAAGCACGTTTAATGTTCTCTAGAATGATGCTTTTAGAATCTAATTTTATTATTTTAGATCAACCTTTAGATCACTTAGATACAGAAAGTATTGATTCAGTTATTGAAGGTGTTCAAAACTATAAAGGTGGAGCTATTTTCACAACTTACAACAGAGCATTTGTTAACCAATGTGCTGACGTAATTTTAGAATTACAATCTCCAACAAAAAGCTTTTTATTTAGAGGTACTTTAGAAGAGTACGAAGAAATTATGATGCAAGATCAGGATAAATAATGAACCGTTTCTTTGTTAAAGAAAAACAAGATAACTATTTTATTTTAGATAAAGAGGCTCAAAAACATATAAAAGTTTTAAGACTCGATGGTAAAAAAATTATTTGTGTATACCAAAATAGTTTTTTTGAATGTCAAGTAGAGTCAAATAGAGCAATTATTCTAAAGCAAATAGAAGAAAATCATGAATTTCAAAACGATGTAATTTTATTAATGAGTTTAATTAAATACGATCGTTTTGAGTGGCTTTTGCAAAAAAGTACAGAATTAGGTGTTAAAAAAATAATACCGATAATAACCGAACATACAAATGGTGAGCTATATTCTTATAATAAATTTGAAAAAAAACGTCAAAGATTTGAAGAGATTTTAAAAAATGCAGCTGAGCAGTCATTTAGAAATCAGATTCCGGTTTTAGGTGAATTAGTCAAGCTATCACAATTTAATTTTGATGACGATTATGAAATTTATTTAGCACACGAAAAAATTGATTCTAAAAGTCAATTAATTCCTGATTCTATACAACAAAATGTTTATTATGTTGTTGGTCCAGAGGGTGGGTTTTCTGATTCTGAACTAGATAAGTTATCAGAAAAACAAAAAAATATTAATTTTGTCTCTTTAGGTAATAGAATTCTAAGAGCAGAAACAGCTGCTATTTATATGATTTCCAAAACTAAAAATTCTTAATATCATTA contains:
- a CDS encoding energy-coupling factor transporter ATPase, whose product is MKIEIKKISHTFSKKTPWEFQALNGINASIQQGEYVGIIGSTGSGKTTLIEHLNLLLEPTEGEIQWIFEEDIINKKTKEIKNQTTVVKFPKNDRNENKFQKILHKLKRENKIKNINNLRKKVGIVFQFAEYQLFKNTIEEDIAYGPIAFGAPKEEAYKRAAECLEMVGLPKEYLKRSPFELSGGQKRRVAIAGILAINPDFMIFDEPTAGLDPVGVKDILEIIEQINKKGQTIINVTHDLDHVLQYAKRVFLLNKGELIKDGDPYKILSDIKLLEENNLRPPKLLNFIFKLKQRGIEVPEVKSINELVDFINKGGK
- a CDS encoding energy-coupling factor transporter ATPase, yielding MIDVKNIVFSYKPGILKPALNNVSFSIKKGEYIAVLGHNGSGKSTLSKVLVALLKPQEGSIHIDGIEYHRKNLMEIRKKIGIIFQNPDNQFVGSSVEDDIAFGLENRKVASKEMKDIIVHYAKKVGMLEHLEREPENLSGGQKQRVAIASILALNPDVIIFDEVTSMLDPKGKDQVLEIIKEIRDKKDKTLISITHNMDEAILADRCLVFADGKLIANGDPQSILNDPKIMDIAKIESPFIYQVSEQIKGIEPTYNEEELIEEIWKLKSKK
- a CDS encoding ribonuclease HII codes for the protein MLDYEKKFDKGALIAGCDEAGRGSWAGPLVAACVIMKPDYTNNNINDSKKLTPKKRDELYKEIIENAVEYQIIVRSVEQINNSNPKKESQMAMELGIKNMKNKPDIVLTDFEKINIDLPQENLIKGDSISFNIAAASILAKVFRDNYMVELDKEFSQYDFKNNKGYGTKKHSEALLIHGVNPKIHRVKYKPILKLIKTSNL
- a CDS encoding nuclear transport factor 2 family protein, which produces MTNKEKALALINTFTTGDTKLAKEILATDYIQHNLAYGTGLEAFLGAISYLASAPVKTTVNNIRAFEDGDKVFLQTVYNFAGQGEQVAFDIFRFDSEGKVAEHWDNLISLSGPNPSGHTQIDGTLEVKNTDKEETRRVVTGFVTDILHGKNLDKFSSYFDGDNYIQHNPSIADGVSGLGAALEAMAKQGIQMVYSKTYFVLAEGDFALAVSEGTFADAPTSYYDLFRVENGKIAEHWDVMETIAEKNTWQNQNGKF
- a CDS encoding Rrf2 family transcriptional regulator codes for the protein MQISSRFTVALHIFACIDTYQDDYKITSDFLAGSINTNPVIIRKILSQLKNAKLITVARGTGGIEVTRPFNQITFYDVYQAIEPLKNGDLFNFHENPNPQCIVGGNIHTVLDNKLKSIQEAMEKQMKSFTIDKMGVEIKNILLKQQNKNK
- a CDS encoding co-chaperone YbbN yields the protein MLKEANKEIISEALKSEKTKLVVFYADWCGPCRMYKGSLEQLDSNDNVEVLRVNIDHNREFALENGVQGIPYTKVFKGDKEVKDFSGYVPYEILKEQVAPFIK
- a CDS encoding ABC-F family ATP-binding cassette domain-containing protein, which produces MIEVQNISKIFSDKKLFENVNLKFTEGNTYGIIGANGAGKSTFLKILSGQIEATSGQIVIEKNKRISVLSQDHNAYDQMNVTEVVIMGNTDLYNVLQEKNAIYANPDATMEDYTRAGELEDKYGELGGWTAENDAQELLSNLSIPKEKWNVNMSELTANQKIKVLLAKALFGNPDILIMDEPTNHLDLRSIKWLENFLIDYPNVVIVVSHDSDFLDSICTHIVDIDYSEAKIYTGNYSFWKQSSELAREMMKQSNLKKEAQMEKLKDFIARFSANASKSKQATSRKKALEKISLDEIKPSNRKYPYIRWDMNREHGKQILNVENLTYKNDLGQTLFENVSFTLRPGEKMVIVGDDDIAKTRLLEIIFGEREATSGTVEWGQTITPSYFPNDNAKYFNTDENILEWISKWPLLNKIKENQENDDARMRGFLGRMLFSADSVFKKVNVTSGGEKARLMFSRMMLLESNFIILDQPLDHLDTESIDSVIEGVQNYKGGAIFTTYNRAFVNQCADVILELQSPTKSFLFRGTLEEYEEIMMQDQDK
- a CDS encoding 16S rRNA (uracil(1498)-N(3))-methyltransferase, whose protein sequence is MNRFFVKEKQDNYFILDKEAQKHIKVLRLDGKKIICVYQNSFFECQVESNRAIILKQIEENHEFQNDVILLMSLIKYDRFEWLLQKSTELGVKKIIPIITEHTNGELYSYNKFEKKRQRFEEILKNAAEQSFRNQIPVLGELVKLSQFNFDDDYEIYLAHEKIDSKSQLIPDSIQQNVYYVVGPEGGFSDSELDKLSEKQKNINFVSLGNRILRAETAAIYMISKTKNS